TAAAGGCTAGTATTTCTCCTTTCTCAACCTCGAAGGAAATATTGTTTACTGCCTCTATATCTCTATATGTTGGTGAGAATAGTGATTTAATACTTCCACTGAGTCCAGGGTCTTTTGTTTTAACTCTGAAGGTTTTGTGCAGCTTGTTAACCTTGATGATACTCATAATAATCCCCCCTAAAAAAAGTAAAGCCTAAAGCACAAGTCTCCTGTTTGAGACTCGTCCTTTAGGCTTTTTTCCTAAAAGTGTAGATAAACTCCTGTACCGCTCGGACCAGACATCTATTGATCGGAACCCTAGATACACTCTCGTTATTGATATTATAGCATAAATGTAAGTTTTTACAATAACTTTTAGCGTCCTTTTATATTAGCTTTCTCTTTTTAAAAGGAGCCATCATAAACCTTTGGGCAGATTTTACATTGGTAAGCCATTCTAGGTGTGCATCCTGTTTTGTATTAGCAAGGATTCTAGGAATAAAAAACTTTGCAACTGCTTCTGGTTTATCTGCTAAAATGTTGAATATTTTTTTAAACTGATTGTCTTCTGTAACCGAAGAAGGTTCGCCTGTTGGTGATTTAGTGATGAATTCAGTAAGCATCATTCCTGGAGATAATCTACCTACCTTTACAGGAGAATCTTTCAATTCCTTTGCAAGACTTTTGGTAAAGTAGGTGAGGGCTCGTTTTGAAGTGCCGTATAAAATAGTTTTTTCTATAATCATATCATTTGATCCTAGCCCTTCCATGTTCCATACCTGACCATGCCCTTGTTTAAGCATATTTTCTACAGCTACCTTAGAACCATACATAACTCCTTTTATATTTGTATCAACAACAGCATCTATATAACTCTCTTCAGTATCCCACATAAATTCACGAGGACAATTTTGTCCTGCATTGTTAATCCAAACATCAATACCTCCCCATCTTTCAGCTGATTTAATCCATAGATTCTTAATATCAGATATAGCTCTCACATTGCAAGAAATAAAAATTAACTGTTTTTCAAACTCCTTAAGCTCCTCTTTTGCTCTATTAAAAGAATCTGGTTTTGAACCTGAAATTGTTACATTGCATCCTGCCTTTAGAAATTCTCTAGCCATAGCCAACCCTAGTCCCCGTGTACTGCCTGTAATTACTACGTTTTTCATAATATCCCCCCCTATTTTATTAGTTGTTTTTATTGTAGCACAAAGCCTGACACTATGTAATAAATTTCCATAGTGTCAGGCCAGTTTTTAAATCATCCCTTCAACTACAGCTGTAGTAATGTGAACGATAGATACTCATGTTTATCCAATCTGTATATTGATCCATACTATTCCACCTGGACATAATAAGGGGGTGACATCTATTTACTCACCACTACCAACTATGCAAACTGTTATAAAAGTTCTCTTACTTTTTTAGCTACAGCAGCTGCCAATCGTTTATGTTCTGAAACCTCCAAATGTATTCCATCTATATCACTTGATGTAATATTTTTTGCAGCATCAAGGAATTCGCAACCTAATAACTTGGACACTGATTCAAAACGCTCTGATAGTTTATGCGATTTTTCTTCCCCACCTTCAAAGGCTTCTGCAAATACCCCTACTTCCTTTATTGGAGGAGGTGCTATTAGCAAAACCTTTGGAGCTT
The genomic region above belongs to Clostridium swellfunianum and contains:
- a CDS encoding SDR family oxidoreductase produces the protein MKNVVITGSTRGLGLAMAREFLKAGCNVTISGSKPDSFNRAKEELKEFEKQLIFISCNVRAISDIKNLWIKSAERWGGIDVWINNAGQNCPREFMWDTEESYIDAVVDTNIKGVMYGSKVAVENMLKQGHGQVWNMEGLGSNDMIIEKTILYGTSKRALTYFTKSLAKELKDSPVKVGRLSPGMMLTEFITKSPTGEPSSVTEDNQFKKIFNILADKPEAVAKFFIPRILANTKQDAHLEWLTNVKSAQRFMMAPFKKRKLI